CATTCCTTTTCAACTTCTTCAACATTAATAACCGGATTGTCATACCAATAACTATTTTTAAGGAAATTCCCATTTTGATCAACAATTGTTTGTAGATCCGTTAATAAAGGTTTGCCCGCAGTTAATACAAGATGTACACCTAGTCCTAAAGTAGGATGTAATTTTGCTAATTCAATTCCATGCTCCAAAGCATACATATTCATCATCATTGTCGCAGAGTTCACTATTCCATTCAAATGAGCTTCAATAATGCCATAATTTACACCTTTTGAAAATCCGAAATCATCTGCATTTACAATAAGCTTCGTCATCAATCATTCCCCTTTTTTCATTTAGTATGATAAAAAGGGATGCACTCTTCCATTCGAGCTACATCCCTCTTTTTTAATCGTTAATTTGCTGCTACTTTTTCGTTTTTGAAAAATTGAGGTAAATGCTCTTTGTGAGCCTCTAACATTTCATCTAGAATTTGTTTTGCTAAGTTATCAGACCCAACTAGTGGGTTAATACACATAGCAAGTAATGCTGTTTTATAATCACCAGTTACTCCAGCTTCTGCAGCAACACGTTCGAAAGATTTAATTTGTTGAACTAAACCGCGTACTGCAACCGGCAAATCACCCATTGTAAGTGGTTTTGGACCATCTTTTGTAATAACGGCACTTACTTCAACAGCACAATCATCTGGAATTGATGCAATAGCACCATTATTCATTGTGTTAACAGGTTGGATATCACCTTTATTGTTATATAGAGATGAAATTAATCGGCATGCAGCATCACTATAATAAGCTCCGCCGCGTTTTTCTAATTGTGGTGGCTTACTATTTAAATTAGGATCTTTATATAATTCGAATAATGATTCTTCTAATTTTTTTACAACTTCAGCGCGCGTACCATCTTTTTTTGCTGCTTCAAGCTCTTCCTCTAGCATTACTTTTGTTTGATAGTAGTAGCGATGATACGGGCATGGAATCGCTCCAAGTGCTTCAATAAAATCAGGATTCCAATCCATTGCCTTAATATTTTGCATCGTCATGCTTTCAGCAGGGCGTGCAAACTCACTTACCACACGACTTGTTACGTCTTCACCATCTAATAATACTTTCGTTCCGTAAACCATATGATTTAATCCCATAAAATCAATATGTACCCGTTCAGCTTCTACTCCTAGACCTTTTGCAATGTTCATGTGAATATGAATAGGTACATTACATAAACCTACCACTTTACGGAAATTTGTATATCTTAAAATCGCTTCTGTTAAAATACCTGTAGGATTCGTAAAGTTTACTAGCCAAGCATTTGGACAAAGCTCCTCAATATCCTTAACGATATCTAAAATAACCGGGATTGTACGAAGTGCTTTAAACAGACCACCTGGACCATTTGTTTCTTGACCAATTACCCCATATTTTAAAGGGATACGTTCATCCTTCATACGAGCTTCAAGTAAGCCTACACGAAATTGCGTCGTAACAAAATCAGCATCTTTAAGAGCAGCTCGTCGATCAAGTGTTAAATGAATTTCCATTGGTACTCCTGCTTTTTCTACCATCCTTTTCGCAAGGTTTCCAACGATTTCAAGTTTCTCTCTACCTTCTTCAATATCCACTAACCATAGCTCTCTTACAGGTAGTTCATCATAACGTTTAATAAACCCTTCAACTAATTCTGGAGTATAACTTGAACCGCCACCAATTGTTGCTATTTTAATACCGTTTCTCATTTTCTTCACTCCTTCTATATGATAGGAGAAAAGTAGCCCGGTCATTCTAGAAAACTACTTTTCTATTTTCTCTTATTGATTTAATTTTTCATGTAGGAAAATTATTTCTGTTACTAAATCTCTCATCGTTAATGCATTCATTAAATGATCTTGAGCATGGATTAATAAGATACTTAATTCAACATTCTCTCCACGTGCTTCGCCTTGAATTAATGAAGTTTGTGCCTGATGCGCAAGATTTAATTCTTTCTTTGCTTCTTCAATCTTACTATTTGCTTCTTCTAAATTACCCGCTCGAGCAGCCTGCATCCCTTCCATTAATGAGCTTTTTGCGTTTCCTGCGTGTAAGATTAATTGGAATGCTGTTTGCTCGATTGTCGTTAAAGTACTCATTTCGTATCCTCCTCAAACTGCCTTACATAGCAGCACTTTGATTATTTGCTGCTTCTCTCATTTTTTTAGATTCCATACGTCGTTGTAGTGCAACGAAAGGTAAATAGATGACCACTGAGATCACTAAGTTGAATGCTGCTAAGGCTGCACCTGTCCAATGTCCACCTGTAATCAACCACCCACCTAAAATTGGTGGTGTTACCCATGGAATATTCGTAGTTACTGGGTGAACCATACCTAAAGAAATAGCTAAATATGAAATAACTGTTAAGATAATTGGTGTACCAATGAATGGTATTAACCACATTGGATTTAACACAATCGGTAATCCGAAAAGAACTGGTTCA
This genomic interval from Gottfriedia acidiceleris contains the following:
- a CDS encoding 6-phospho-beta-glucosidase translates to MRNGIKIATIGGGSSYTPELVEGFIKRYDELPVRELWLVDIEEGREKLEIVGNLAKRMVEKAGVPMEIHLTLDRRAALKDADFVTTQFRVGLLEARMKDERIPLKYGVIGQETNGPGGLFKALRTIPVILDIVKDIEELCPNAWLVNFTNPTGILTEAILRYTNFRKVVGLCNVPIHIHMNIAKGLGVEAERVHIDFMGLNHMVYGTKVLLDGEDVTSRVVSEFARPAESMTMQNIKAMDWNPDFIEALGAIPCPYHRYYYQTKVMLEEELEAAKKDGTRAEVVKKLEESLFELYKDPNLNSKPPQLEKRGGAYYSDAACRLISSLYNNKGDIQPVNTMNNGAIASIPDDCAVEVSAVITKDGPKPLTMGDLPVAVRGLVQQIKSFERVAAEAGVTGDYKTALLAMCINPLVGSDNLAKQILDEMLEAHKEHLPQFFKNEKVAAN
- a CDS encoding PTS lactose/cellobiose transporter subunit IIA, which produces MSTLTTIEQTAFQLILHAGNAKSSLMEGMQAARAGNLEEANSKIEEAKKELNLAHQAQTSLIQGEARGENVELSILLIHAQDHLMNALTMRDLVTEIIFLHEKLNQ